ACTCGAGATCGTCGTTGCCGCCGAAAAAGAAACTACCGTAGATTCGCCGCAGGTACCTCTCGTGGACGAGCGCGAAGAGTCCCTCTTCGAAAGCGAACGGATATCCGCGAGTCGCATTCAGAAAGCGTTTCTCGACAACCTCCGGTATCGACAACCCGGTGGTGACTTTCGCGGCCAGCTCTTCCATTTCGTGGTCTTCGAGCGGCGGAATCTCGAGAATGGGCAACGGCTCGAGAGAATCGGGCCAGGCACCACCGTTGCGACCGATCAAGACGAAACGAAAGACCGTGAGATCGACCGCCTCGAGCAGGTGCTTGAAAAAGGCGAAGTCCTGTGAGCTGATCTGATGAAAATCGTCGATCACGATCCAAACCTTGCGCTTGGCCCTCTGGGCCAGGTGGCTCAGAGCGACCGTTGCGCGTTCGCTCAGCAGACGGATCTCCGCTTCCGAGCGCCGGCCGCCGCGTTTGGCGAGCGCCTCTCGGATCTGAGCGCTGTCGAGCTCCGTATCGAACCTGGGATGCAGCGGGTCGCGCAGCTGTTCCTCTGACGGAATCAGAAGCTGAGTGATCAGCTGTTCACTGACGATCGGAGCCTCGATGCGAGGGGGACGAGCCCGAATCCAGAGTCGCATTCCGTTCTGGCGCATTACTTCTTGCCAGACCATGCGGGTCTTGCCGCAGCCGAGCGATCCGGTAACTCGAGTGACGGTCTCCCCAAGAAGCTGGAACAAACGATCCGACAGCTGCTTTCGAATGACGTATTCGGTGCGGTGGCCCAGCACCTCGGGGTTGCGCCATGGCGGCTGATCGTATTGGGGTCCCTCGAACCGAATGAGCGGGAGCGCCTTACCCGATTGTCCCTGATAGGACACTCCCTTTCCCAACGCGGGAATGTACTCGAGCATCTTGGCGGCGCGACCACTCAGATAGACGCCGGCCGGGAGCTTCGGAGGCCGGTGGTCGAGATCGAAATCGAGGTCATCCGGTTCGAGCTGGGCTCGCTCGCTGCCGATACTGACGACGCCGGGGTAGATCACGGCCAGAGGCGCAAGCCGACTCTCGCTGCTTTTCGAGGCGGATCCGCTCTCGAGCTCGAGCTGCCGCGCCCAGTCGGTGGCAGCGTCGAAGACCGCCGGATCTCCGGCCCAGGGCACCACCGCGTAGCACCCCTCTCCCACCTCGTGGACGCCCTCCGGCCTGGCGAGGATCCGGTCGGGGCGCGAATCGGGGAACCTCGCCTCGCCGTGGCGATCAAGCCACCAAAGCCGCAGGACTGCACAGGGGAGCCGGGACTCGAGCTGCGCTGGTCGGTTCATTTGAGAAGTAGCGGCAGAGAGCTAGGCTACCGATGGATTTTACGGGACTTCCGGTTAGAATGCAGGACGCGCCACCGTTCAGGTGACCGCAAAGCCGACCCAAATCCGAGCCCATCCAAGACCCCGGGGAGAGTTTTCTCATGTCAAGACGCCGCCTCATGAATCAACTGACGTACTTCACGATCGAAGACGAGAGCATGCTCGCAGAGGCATTTGCTGAATTCGACGAAGACATTTTCGCGGTTACCTACAAGGTCGATGGTTCCGAGGACGTGTTCGTGACCACCGCGGAGACTCGAGAGGCCATGGACAGAAACGACGTGCCGTACAACCTGCTGGCCGAGGAAGATTCCAACAAGATCGCCGTGTACCACACGCTTCTGTCGAAGGAAGAGCTGGGGGACTACGAGGATGCGATCAAAGCGCTCGCACTGGCCTATCGGAGCGTGGCGATCGCCTGCATCGGTGTCAACGGCGAGACCGACCTCGGATTCGACTTGAGTGACGGCGCCGAAGGCTATACCTACTTCACGGCTCCCGCCGGGCACACCTTCATCTGGCGAGTGTTTCAGAACCGCGACGACGCCGTCGATTTTCTCAGCAAGCTGAGCCTGAACGACAAGAACGTGGTCAGCTGGGCCAAGTCGATTCCGCTAGCATCGTCGGACGAGCTGACCAGCTATCACTAGCCTGCAGGCCAAGACCTCGAGACCGAGTTCCAGGGAGCCGAGCTGACGCTGCCCTTCGAGGAGAAGACCTATCGCATTTCCGAGTTTGCCTCGGAAGTGCGCGCTGCCCTCCGCGCCAGGCTGCCCACGGCTTGGTTGACCGGCGAGGTGCAGAGACTTCGCCGCAGCGGCCGCGGGCACCTGTATTTCGAGCTGGTCGAAAAGGGGCGGCGGGATGACGTGCTCGCTAAGCTCGAGGCCGTGATCTGGCGCAGCGATCTCGAGGCCATCGAACGAGATCTCGCCGAGAACAGCCAGTCGCTCGTGGACGGTGTTGAGATCCGTTGCCGCGCACAGGTCGATTTCTATCCGCCGTTCGGCCGCCTGCAAGTGGTCGTGAGACGTGTGGACCCGGAGTTCACCTTGGGGCTTCTCAGCAGGCGTCGACGCGAGACCCTCCGAGCGCTTCAAGAGGCCGGCTTGTTGCAGGCCAACAAGGAGCTCGACCTGAGTGA
This genomic interval from bacterium contains the following:
- the xseA gene encoding exodeoxyribonuclease VII large subunit, which encodes MRAALRARLPTAWLTGEVQRLRRSGRGHLYFELVEKGRRDDVLAKLEAVIWRSDLEAIERDLAENSQSLVDGVEIRCRAQVDFYPPFGRLQVVVRRVDPEFTLGLLSRRRRETLRALQEAGLLQANKELDLSEIPLRVGLITSYDSAAYHDFVSTLEQSGYGFTVDFLHSAVQGREAESELASALRRARSLPIDCLVLIRGGGSRTDLAVFDSRRVAEELARARVPVITGLGHEIDEAVADLVAHTKTKTPAQAAEFLAARVR